A section of the Chryseobacterium scophthalmum genome encodes:
- a CDS encoding SAM hydrolase/SAM-dependent halogenase family protein, which produces MSIITLTSDFGRLDYRVSAMKGKILSLNPEVNTIDITHDIQAYNLIQTSYIVRNAYKYFPSGTIHILSVDSFFHKSRKNILYKAGGHYFLAADNGLLSLIFFDIKPEAIYEITLNNRFDDIISFTSTDVFVPVAVHLANGGLPEVIGRKIESAKQLLFPKPVYNEPEKMIIGEVTYIDNFGNIISNINKDFFETLAKGFESFTIKFRNLSLSKIYSSHTELVVDWERETEYHGQSAAIFNDSDQLELTIYKGSKKNGAKTLFGLNVGENIYIEFF; this is translated from the coding sequence ATGTCAATTATTACCCTTACATCAGATTTCGGACGTTTAGATTACAGAGTTTCGGCTATGAAAGGAAAAATTCTGTCTTTAAATCCTGAGGTAAATACTATTGATATCACCCATGATATTCAGGCATATAACTTAATTCAAACGTCTTATATTGTAAGAAACGCCTATAAATATTTTCCGAGCGGAACCATACACATTCTTTCCGTTGATAGTTTTTTTCATAAATCAAGAAAAAATATTTTGTATAAAGCAGGAGGACACTATTTTTTGGCAGCAGATAATGGGCTCTTAAGTTTGATTTTTTTTGACATTAAACCTGAAGCTATTTACGAAATCACCCTCAATAACAGGTTTGATGATATAATTAGCTTCACTTCTACAGATGTTTTTGTACCCGTTGCGGTACATTTAGCCAATGGCGGACTGCCTGAAGTGATTGGTAGGAAGATAGAATCTGCAAAACAGCTTTTGTTCCCAAAACCGGTTTACAATGAACCTGAAAAAATGATTATTGGTGAAGTAACCTATATTGATAATTTCGGAAATATAATCTCAAATATTAATAAAGATTTTTTTGAAACTTTAGCTAAAGGTTTTGAAAGTTTCACCATCAAATTCAGGAACTTAAGTCTTTCAAAAATATATTCAAGCCATACAGAATTGGTGGTAGACTGGGAAAGAGAAACCGAGTATCACGGGCAATCTGCAGCCATCTTTAATGACAGCGATCAACTTGAATTAACCATCTACAAAGGCAGCAAAAAAAATGGTGCAAAAACACTTTTTGGACTGAATGTGGGAGAAAATATTTACATAGAATTTTTCTAA
- a CDS encoding PhoH family protein: protein MFELTYDLEGIDSKNFYGVNNQYFNLIKSSFPTLKITGRDHFIFAIGNQEALDIFKQKLDDIVSFISKNNSIGLKDIENFLNLKDENEKHLVFDQDIIVKGVNGKIIKAKTTNLKKLVKETEKKDMVFAIGPAGTGKTYTSVALAARALRDKEVKRIVLTRPAVEAGESLGFLPGDLKEKLDPYLQPLYDALRDMIPHEKLEGFMEKKVIEVAPLAFMRGRTLDDAFVILDEAQNTTHAQMKMFLTRMGMNAKFIITGDPTQIDLPPKQHSGLKEAMRILKDVKEIGFVYLTEEDVVRHPVVKKIILAYNEEDKRTRE from the coding sequence ATGTTTGAATTAACGTATGATTTAGAAGGTATTGATTCAAAAAACTTCTATGGAGTTAATAACCAATATTTCAATTTAATAAAATCAAGCTTTCCGACACTTAAAATCACGGGTCGTGATCATTTTATCTTTGCGATTGGAAATCAGGAAGCTTTAGATATATTTAAACAAAAGCTCGACGACATTGTGTCGTTTATTTCCAAAAATAATTCTATCGGATTAAAAGATATCGAAAACTTCCTCAATCTTAAGGATGAGAATGAGAAACATTTGGTTTTTGACCAGGACATTATTGTAAAAGGTGTCAACGGGAAAATTATTAAAGCTAAAACAACCAATCTTAAAAAACTAGTAAAAGAAACCGAGAAAAAAGACATGGTTTTTGCAATTGGTCCGGCCGGAACAGGGAAAACTTATACCAGTGTTGCTTTAGCGGCGAGAGCTTTAAGAGACAAAGAAGTTAAAAGAATTGTCTTGACAAGACCTGCTGTAGAAGCCGGAGAAAGCCTTGGTTTCTTGCCGGGAGATTTGAAAGAAAAGCTTGATCCTTACTTACAACCTTTGTATGACGCACTTCGCGACATGATTCCTCATGAAAAACTGGAAGGTTTTATGGAGAAAAAAGTAATAGAAGTAGCACCTTTGGCTTTTATGAGAGGACGAACTTTAGATGATGCTTTCGTAATTTTGGATGAAGCTCAAAATACAACGCATGCCCAAATGAAAATGTTTTTAACGAGAATGGGGATGAATGCTAAATTTATTATCACCGGAGATCCTACTCAAATCGATTTACCTCCTAAACAGCATTCTGGTTTGAAAGAAGCGATGCGAATTTTGAAAGATGTGAAAGAAATTGGTTTTGTGTATTTAACAGAAGAAGATGTAGTACGCCATCCTGTGGTGAAAAAAATCATATTGGCTTATAACGAAGAAGATAAGAGAACACGGGAATAG
- a CDS encoding porin family protein, with translation MKKLLLIASVAVMGITVKAQEFRFGPKAGFAMSTLKIDEKQDDLGKRNMDPKYTFYIGGMAEYKINDNFGFQAEVLYSPLGGKEKIDGINAGVVFVGEQTKVNLGTLLVPVSAKYFITESFSVAAGANFGVILTAKQKTVIGSDFISIDVQEEGSGEMDIKKDLKTLNIAPFVGVEYMLENGLFFDARYSLGVSNLSNDGSGGKVTNSFAQIGVGFKFGGN, from the coding sequence ATGAAAAAATTATTACTTATTGCTTCTGTTGCTGTAATGGGAATTACTGTTAAAGCACAAGAATTTCGATTTGGGCCTAAAGCAGGTTTCGCAATGTCAACGCTTAAAATTGATGAAAAGCAAGACGATCTTGGCAAAAGAAATATGGATCCTAAATATACTTTCTATATAGGAGGTATGGCAGAATACAAAATCAATGATAATTTTGGTTTTCAGGCGGAAGTTTTATACTCACCACTTGGAGGGAAAGAGAAAATTGACGGAATAAATGCAGGAGTTGTTTTTGTGGGTGAACAAACTAAGGTTAATTTGGGAACTCTTTTGGTACCAGTTTCAGCGAAATATTTTATTACAGAAAGCTTTTCAGTTGCTGCAGGCGCTAACTTTGGAGTTATCCTTACAGCGAAGCAAAAAACGGTAATTGGTTCTGATTTTATTAGTATAGACGTACAAGAAGAGGGTTCAGGTGAAATGGATATTAAAAAAGACCTCAAAACACTCAATATTGCTCCGTTTGTAGGTGTTGAATACATGTTGGAAAACGGACTTTTCTTTGATGCAAGATACAGTTTAGGAGTATCTAATCTTTCTAATGACGGAAGTGGAGGGAAAGTTACCAATAGTTTCGCACAAATCGGGGTAGGCTTCAAATTCGGAGGAAACTAA
- a CDS encoding outer membrane beta-barrel protein produces MKKLLIASAVALFGLSNAQIAKGTVYLSGSVGYSQEESNNGNSKVENFNVLPTVGYFVAPNFAVGVGVGYQTQKSTVISTTTTPVSTTVNTAEVKNPAFVIAPFARKYWTLSDKLYFFGQLAVPMQFGKTETVDSSVTTVGNTTSSSSVSTEAKYTQVGVTVKPGLDYFLNKNWTIEATIGEFGYNNFKPKDGDAVNNYSFGLNLANVGIGVKYVFAK; encoded by the coding sequence ATGAAAAAATTATTAATTGCAAGTGCTGTTGCACTTTTCGGGTTATCAAACGCTCAGATTGCTAAAGGAACTGTTTATTTATCTGGATCTGTTGGTTATTCTCAAGAAGAATCTAACAACGGAAACTCTAAAGTAGAAAACTTCAACGTTCTTCCTACTGTAGGATATTTTGTTGCACCAAACTTTGCAGTAGGTGTAGGAGTTGGTTACCAAACTCAAAAAAGCACTGTAATCTCTACTACAACAACTCCTGTGTCTACAACAGTAAACACTGCAGAAGTTAAGAATCCTGCTTTTGTAATTGCTCCTTTCGCTAGAAAATATTGGACTTTGTCTGACAAATTATATTTCTTCGGTCAATTAGCAGTGCCAATGCAGTTTGGAAAAACTGAAACTGTAGATTCTTCTGTAACTACAGTTGGAAATACTACATCTTCTTCATCTGTTTCAACAGAAGCTAAATACACTCAGGTAGGTGTTACAGTTAAGCCAGGTTTAGATTATTTCTTAAACAAAAACTGGACTATTGAAGCTACAATCGGAGAATTCGGTTACAATAACTTCAAACCAAAAGATGGTGATGCAGTAAACAACTACAGCTTCGGTTTAAACCTTGCTAATGTAGGTATCGGTGTTAAATATGTATTTGCTAAATAA
- a CDS encoding OmpW family outer membrane protein has product MKKLLLVGAIALCGLSNAQMSKGDWVISGNTGMGFNNVNTTFKAEGESEDGPKVSTFSVTPSVGYFVIDKLAVGIDLGFTTMTTKYDGEKSTTTNFAVMPTATYYFANDSKFVPFLGAGVGYASVKNKASVDIMGVTTSDEMTTDGLAWKVKGGITYMATQSLGINLGVSYDQFSNKETYFGTEVKTNVKTFGANIGFSYFIKSKPQKSDK; this is encoded by the coding sequence ATGAAAAAATTATTATTAGTTGGTGCAATCGCACTTTGTGGGTTGTCTAATGCTCAAATGTCTAAAGGGGACTGGGTAATCAGCGGAAATACCGGAATGGGTTTTAACAATGTGAATACTACTTTCAAAGCTGAAGGAGAGTCTGAAGACGGTCCTAAAGTAAGCACATTTTCTGTAACGCCATCAGTAGGTTATTTTGTTATCGATAAATTAGCTGTAGGAATCGATCTTGGTTTCACAACAATGACTACAAAATATGACGGTGAAAAGTCTACCACCACAAATTTTGCTGTAATGCCAACTGCAACGTATTATTTTGCAAACGATTCTAAATTTGTTCCTTTCTTGGGAGCAGGAGTAGGTTATGCGTCAGTAAAAAACAAAGCTTCTGTAGACATTATGGGAGTAACAACTTCAGACGAAATGACTACTGATGGTTTAGCATGGAAAGTAAAAGGAGGTATTACTTATATGGCAACTCAGTCTTTAGGTATTAACTTGGGAGTTTCTTACGATCAGTTTTCAAACAAGGAAACTTATTTTGGTACAGAAGTTAAAACTAATGTTAAAACTTTTGGAGCAAACATCGGTTTCTCTTATTTCATCAAATCTAAACCTCAAAAATCTGATAAATAA
- the ffh gene encoding signal recognition particle protein codes for MFNSLQDKLDKALHNISGRGKITEINVAETVKEIRRALVDADVNYKVAKDLTKRVQDKALGQNVLTSLTPGQLMTKIVHDELVDLMGGSQEGINLSGKPSVILIAGLQGSGKTTFSGKLANYLKTKRTKKPLLVACDVYRPAAIDQLKVLGGQIGVPVFTEEGSVDPASIAQNAIIFAKSNGHDVVIVDTAGRLAIDEQMMKEIKTVHSTIQPNETLFVVDSMTGQDAVNTAKAFNDTLNFDGVVLTKLDGDTRGGAALTIRSVVEKPIKFISTGEKMEALDLFYPERMADRILGMGDVVSLVERAQEQFDEEEAKKLHKKIAKNEFGFDDFLKQINQIKKMGNMKDLMGMIPGVGKAIKDVEISDDAFKHIEAIIHSMTPDERRRPSIINTQRKNRIAKGAGRKIEDVNALMKQFDQMGKMMKMMQGPQGKQMMQMMSKMPNMPGMGGMFGK; via the coding sequence ATGTTTAATAGTTTACAGGATAAATTAGACAAAGCCCTTCATAATATTTCCGGACGTGGAAAAATCACCGAGATTAACGTTGCGGAAACCGTAAAAGAAATTCGTAGAGCGTTGGTAGATGCCGATGTTAACTATAAAGTTGCTAAAGATCTTACCAAAAGAGTTCAGGATAAAGCTTTAGGACAAAACGTTTTGACTTCGCTTACTCCGGGACAATTGATGACAAAAATTGTTCACGACGAGTTGGTAGACTTGATGGGAGGTTCTCAGGAAGGAATCAATCTTTCAGGGAAACCATCTGTAATTTTGATTGCAGGTCTTCAAGGTTCGGGTAAAACTACTTTTTCCGGGAAGCTTGCTAATTATTTAAAAACTAAAAGAACCAAAAAGCCTTTATTGGTTGCGTGTGACGTTTACCGTCCTGCTGCAATTGATCAGTTGAAAGTTCTTGGTGGACAGATTGGTGTTCCTGTTTTCACAGAAGAAGGTTCTGTAGATCCTGCAAGTATTGCTCAGAATGCTATTATTTTTGCTAAATCTAACGGTCATGATGTTGTAATCGTCGATACAGCAGGTCGTCTTGCAATTGATGAGCAGATGATGAAGGAAATCAAAACTGTTCATTCTACGATTCAGCCCAACGAAACGCTTTTCGTAGTAGATTCAATGACAGGTCAGGATGCGGTGAATACTGCAAAAGCCTTCAACGATACTTTAAATTTTGACGGAGTTGTTTTAACGAAGTTAGACGGTGATACTCGTGGTGGAGCTGCTTTAACGATTCGCTCGGTAGTTGAAAAGCCAATCAAATTTATCTCTACAGGTGAGAAAATGGAAGCTTTAGATCTTTTCTACCCAGAAAGGATGGCAGACAGAATCTTGGGAATGGGAGACGTTGTTTCCTTAGTAGAAAGAGCTCAGGAGCAGTTTGATGAAGAGGAAGCAAAAAAACTTCACAAAAAAATCGCTAAAAACGAATTTGGCTTTGATGATTTCTTAAAGCAGATTAATCAGATCAAAAAAATGGGTAATATGAAAGACTTGATGGGAATGATTCCGGGAGTTGGAAAAGCCATTAAAGACGTTGAAATCAGTGATGATGCATTCAAACATATCGAAGCGATTATTCATTCTATGACTCCGGACGAAAGAAGAAGACCTTCTATTATCAATACTCAGAGAAAAAACAGAATTGCAAAAGGAGCAGGAAGAAAAATTGAAGATGTAAATGCTTTGATGAAACAGTTTGACCAAATGGGGAAAATGATGAAGATGATGCAGGGACCACAAGGAAAACAAATGATGCAGATGATGAGCAAGATGCCAAATATGCCAGGAATGGGCGGAATGTTTGGAAAATAA
- the atpB gene encoding F0F1 ATP synthase subunit A produces the protein MSFKKLLIALYLFVFCFSFAETHEGTAEAAKDEVYNPVPFIMHHIADAHNWHLWGEGHNSVGISLPVILWDNGLKVFSSEKFGHEEEKVAEVDGNFYKVHHNKIYSTDANGTLDMHDGHPTNNEPLDFSITKVVAQMILAAIILLIIGFASAASYKKSQVPSGIAKFIEPLVVFVRDDIALQNIGSVRYRKYVPYLVTLFLFIWLLNILGLLPGAANTTGNIAFTMVLSVFTLLIVNLSGRKTYWMHMLDPLGKNMPFGGKILIYIILIPVELLGIITKPFALMIRLFANMTAGHIIIMSLISLIFIMKTYFITPVSLGLALFIYVLEVLVAALQAYIFTMLTALFIGSAVEEPHHDH, from the coding sequence ATGAGTTTTAAAAAACTGTTAATCGCCCTTTATCTTTTTGTCTTCTGCTTCTCTTTTGCAGAAACACATGAAGGTACTGCGGAAGCTGCAAAGGATGAAGTATACAATCCGGTTCCATTTATTATGCACCATATTGCGGATGCACACAATTGGCATCTTTGGGGTGAAGGCCATAATTCTGTAGGAATTTCTTTACCTGTAATTCTTTGGGATAATGGTTTGAAAGTTTTCAGCTCTGAAAAATTCGGACACGAAGAAGAAAAAGTTGCTGAAGTAGATGGTAATTTCTACAAAGTACACCACAACAAAATTTATTCGACAGATGCTAACGGAACTTTGGATATGCACGATGGGCATCCAACAAACAATGAGCCTTTAGATTTTTCTATCACTAAAGTAGTTGCTCAAATGATTTTGGCTGCTATTATTTTATTAATCATCGGTTTTGCTTCGGCAGCAAGTTATAAAAAATCTCAGGTTCCTTCAGGAATTGCAAAATTCATTGAGCCTCTTGTAGTTTTTGTAAGAGATGATATTGCTTTACAAAACATCGGGTCTGTGAGATATAGAAAATATGTACCTTATTTGGTTACTTTATTTTTGTTCATCTGGCTTCTTAATATTTTAGGTTTACTTCCGGGAGCTGCAAATACAACGGGTAACATTGCATTTACAATGGTTCTTTCAGTATTTACATTATTAATTGTAAACTTAAGCGGTAGAAAAACATATTGGATGCACATGTTAGATCCTTTAGGTAAAAACATGCCATTCGGTGGGAAAATTTTAATCTATATTATCCTTATTCCTGTAGAATTATTAGGAATTATTACTAAGCCTTTCGCTTTGATGATTCGTCTTTTTGCTAACATGACTGCAGGGCACATCATTATCATGAGTTTGATTTCTTTGATTTTTATCATGAAAACTTACTTCATCACTCCGGTATCATTAGGTTTAGCATTATTTATCTATGTATTGGAAGTATTGGTAGCGGCTTTACAGGCTTATATCTTTACAATGTTGACAGCATTATTTATCGGGTCGGCTGTAGAAGAGCCTCACCACGATCACTAA
- the atpE gene encoding ATP synthase F0 subunit C, which translates to MTGSIAAIGAGLAVIGVGLGIGKIGGSAMEGIARQPEQSGKIQTAMIIAAALIEGAGLFGIVVALLGK; encoded by the coding sequence ATGACAGGTAGTATCGCAGCAATCGGAGCTGGTTTAGCAGTAATCGGAGTTGGATTAGGAATTGGTAAAATTGGTGGTAGCGCAATGGAAGGTATTGCAAGACAGCCAGAGCAATCAGGAAAAATCCAAACTGCAATGATTATCGCAGCAGCTCTTATCGAAGGTGCTGGTCTATTCGGTATCGTAGTAGCATTACTAGGTAAATAA
- a CDS encoding F0F1 ATP synthase subunit B, with the protein MDLLTPSIGNIFWTAVVFLLLVVLLKAFAWKPILSAVKEREDNIQDALNQAKLAKKEMETLKADNERIMREAKIERDAMLKEAREIKDRIVAEAKDAAKSEGDKLIEAARQTINEEKNAAMADIKSQIGILSVNIAESILKQKLENSEAQNELVQNYLNKSNLN; encoded by the coding sequence ATGGATTTATTAACTCCTTCAATTGGTAACATATTCTGGACAGCAGTAGTATTTTTATTATTGGTAGTTCTTCTTAAAGCTTTTGCTTGGAAGCCTATCCTTAGTGCTGTGAAAGAAAGAGAAGACAATATTCAGGATGCTCTTAACCAGGCTAAATTGGCTAAAAAAGAGATGGAAACTCTTAAAGCGGATAACGAAAGAATTATGCGTGAGGCTAAAATCGAAAGAGATGCTATGTTGAAAGAAGCTAGAGAAATTAAAGACAGAATTGTAGCTGAAGCTAAAGATGCAGCTAAGTCTGAAGGAGATAAATTGATCGAAGCTGCAAGACAAACAATCAACGAAGAGAAAAATGCTGCAATGGCAGACATCAAATCCCAAATCGGTATTTTGTCTGTAAATATCGCAGAATCTATCTTAAAGCAAAAGCTTGAAAACAGCGAAGCTCAAAACGAGTTGGTTCAGAATTATTTAAACAAATCAAATCTTAACTAA
- the atpH gene encoding ATP synthase F1 subunit delta, with amino-acid sequence MLTSKVAKRYAQGLLEFTNESGQTEAVFSEMKDVVKLMSESKDLNKFFLTPYIDANKKTEIANEIFKSFSPVAQNLIKLIIKNGRENQIKNIAQQYINKVEDIKGVQRVTITTATPLSQENIDQILKSTSLVNASNNADVEVNVKPEILGGYILRVGDQQVDASVKSKLNKIKKDFQLN; translated from the coding sequence ATGCTTACATCTAAAGTAGCTAAAAGATACGCACAAGGTTTACTAGAATTCACAAACGAATCTGGGCAAACTGAAGCGGTTTTTTCTGAAATGAAAGATGTAGTGAAGCTGATGTCTGAATCTAAAGATTTGAACAAATTTTTCCTTACACCTTACATTGATGCTAATAAGAAAACTGAGATTGCCAACGAAATTTTTAAAAGCTTTTCGCCTGTAGCTCAGAATTTAATTAAACTTATCATCAAAAACGGAAGAGAAAACCAAATTAAAAATATTGCACAGCAGTATATCAATAAAGTTGAAGATATTAAAGGAGTTCAAAGAGTTACGATTACTACCGCAACACCACTTTCTCAGGAAAATATCGATCAGATTTTAAAATCTACTTCTTTGGTAAATGCAAGCAATAATGCAGATGTTGAGGTAAATGTAAAACCAGAAATCTTAGGAGGTTACATTTTAAGAGTAGGAGATCAGCAAGTTGATGCTTCTGTGAAATCAAAATTGAATAAGATTAAAAAAGACTTTCAGTTAAATTAA
- the atpA gene encoding F0F1 ATP synthase subunit alpha, translating into MAEINPAEVSAILKQQLANFDTQSNVEEVGTVLTIGDGIARVYGLENVQYGELVKFASDVEGIVLNLEEDNVGVALLGESKLVREGDTVKRTNRISSIKVGEGMLGRVVDTLGNPIDGKGPITGDLYEMPLERKAPGVIYRQPVTEPLQTGIVAIDSMIPVGRGQRELIIGDRQTGKTTVAIDTIINQKEFFDAGNPVYCIYVAIGQKASTVAQIVKTLSDKGALAYTVIVAANASDPVPMQVYSAMAGASIGEFFRDTGRPALIIYDDLSKQAVAYRELSLLLRRPPGREAYPGDVFYLHSRLLERAAKVIADDTIASQMNDLPESLRPLVKGGGSLTALPIIETQAGDVSAYIPTNVISITDGQIFLESDLFNSGVRPAINVGISVSRVGGNAQIKSMKKVSGTLKLDQAQYKELEAFAKFGSDLDASTLAVISKGERNVELLKQPVNSPLPVDSQVAMIYAGTENLMRNVPIKKVKEFQIEYIEFLRSKHPETMAALKSGKIDNDITGVLKQVATDLASKYN; encoded by the coding sequence ATGGCAGAAATAAATCCAGCAGAAGTATCTGCGATCTTAAAACAGCAATTGGCCAACTTCGATACTCAATCTAATGTTGAGGAAGTAGGTACAGTTCTTACCATCGGTGATGGTATTGCTCGTGTTTACGGGTTAGAAAATGTACAATACGGTGAGTTGGTGAAATTTGCTAGCGATGTAGAAGGTATCGTACTAAACCTTGAAGAAGACAACGTAGGGGTTGCTCTTTTAGGGGAAAGTAAATTGGTAAGAGAAGGAGACACAGTAAAAAGAACAAACAGAATTTCTTCTATCAAAGTAGGAGAAGGAATGTTAGGTAGAGTAGTTGATACTTTAGGTAACCCAATCGATGGTAAAGGTCCTATCACAGGAGATCTATACGAAATGCCATTAGAAAGAAAAGCTCCGGGTGTTATCTACAGACAGCCTGTAACTGAGCCTTTACAAACAGGTATCGTTGCGATCGACTCTATGATCCCTGTAGGAAGAGGTCAGAGAGAGCTTATCATTGGTGACAGACAGACAGGTAAAACTACTGTTGCTATTGATACGATCATCAACCAAAAAGAATTTTTTGATGCAGGAAATCCTGTATATTGTATATATGTTGCAATCGGACAAAAAGCTTCTACAGTAGCTCAGATTGTAAAAACTTTATCAGATAAAGGTGCTTTAGCTTATACAGTAATTGTTGCAGCTAATGCTTCAGATCCGGTTCCTATGCAGGTTTATTCTGCAATGGCAGGAGCTTCTATCGGTGAATTCTTCAGAGATACTGGTAGACCAGCTTTGATCATTTATGATGATTTATCTAAACAAGCGGTAGCTTACCGTGAGCTTTCTCTACTATTGAGAAGACCACCGGGACGTGAGGCTTATCCTGGAGACGTTTTCTATCTTCACTCAAGATTATTGGAAAGAGCTGCAAAAGTAATCGCTGATGATACTATTGCAAGCCAAATGAATGATCTACCTGAATCTCTAAGACCTTTAGTAAAAGGTGGTGGTTCATTAACTGCACTTCCAATTATTGAAACTCAGGCGGGTGACGTTTCTGCGTATATTCCAACAAACGTAATCTCTATTACAGACGGGCAGATTTTCTTGGAGTCTGACTTGTTCAACTCAGGGGTTCGTCCGGCAATCAACGTAGGTATTTCTGTATCTCGTGTTGGAGGTAATGCTCAGATCAAATCAATGAAAAAAGTTTCTGGTACTCTTAAATTAGACCAGGCTCAATATAAAGAATTGGAAGCGTTTGCTAAATTCGGTTCTGATCTTGATGCTTCTACTTTAGCAGTTATCTCTAAAGGAGAAAGAAACGTAGAGTTGTTGAAGCAGCCGGTTAATTCTCCACTTCCTGTAGATAGCCAAGTTGCTATGATCTATGCAGGTACAGAGAACTTAATGAGAAACGTTCCTATCAAGAAAGTAAAAGAATTCCAAATCGAATATATCGAGTTCCTAAGATCTAAGCACCCAGAAACTATGGCTGCCCTTAAATCTGGAAAAATCGATAACGATATTACAGGTGTTCTTAAGCAAGTTGCTACAGATTTAGCTTCAAAATATAACTAA
- the atpG gene encoding ATP synthase F1 subunit gamma — protein sequence MANLKEIRGRITSISSTMQITRAMKMVSAAKLKKAQDAIVMLRPYSEKLQEIIQNVNSSSDPDQVSVYAQKREVKKVLFIAVTSNRGLAGAFNSSVVKELNHQFQNNAQYEIEILTIGKKVYDAVRKNRSVFSNESAIFDNLTFDKVANITESVMTSFIEGKFDEVYVVYNKFINAATQEVITEQVLPISMVETEKEEGQTETDYIFEPNRNEILDNLIPKSIKTQVFKAVLDSVASEHGARMTAMHKATDNAEALRNDLKIFYNKARQAAITNEILEIVSGAEALKNS from the coding sequence ATGGCAAACTTAAAAGAAATACGAGGAAGAATCACTTCAATTTCATCTACGATGCAAATTACACGTGCTATGAAAATGGTTTCGGCAGCGAAACTAAAAAAAGCACAAGATGCCATCGTAATGTTGAGACCTTATTCTGAAAAACTTCAGGAGATCATTCAGAATGTAAATTCTAGTTCAGATCCTGATCAGGTTTCTGTTTACGCTCAGAAAAGAGAAGTAAAAAAAGTACTATTTATTGCTGTAACTTCAAACAGAGGTTTGGCAGGTGCTTTCAACTCATCTGTTGTAAAAGAATTAAACCACCAGTTTCAGAACAATGCTCAGTACGAAATTGAAATTCTTACCATTGGTAAAAAAGTTTATGATGCTGTAAGAAAAAACCGTTCGGTGTTTTCAAATGAAAGTGCAATTTTTGATAATCTTACTTTCGATAAAGTAGCAAACATTACAGAAAGTGTAATGACAAGTTTTATTGAAGGTAAATTTGATGAAGTTTATGTTGTTTACAATAAATTTATCAACGCTGCAACTCAAGAAGTGATCACAGAGCAAGTTCTTCCGATCTCAATGGTTGAAACTGAGAAAGAAGAAGGACAAACAGAAACTGATTATATCTTTGAACCTAATAGAAATGAGATTTTGGATAATTTGATTCCTAAATCTATTAAAACTCAGGTTTTCAAAGCTGTTTTAGATTCTGTAGCTTCAGAACACGGTGCGAGAATGACGGCAATGCACAAAGCAACAGATAATGCTGAAGCCCTTAGAAATGATCTTAAGATTTTCTATAACAAAGCAAGACAGGCTGCAATTACCAACGAGATCCTAGAAATTGTTTCAGGAGCAGAAGCTTTGAAAAACTCGTAA